Part of the Verrucomicrobiota bacterium genome is shown below.
GGGGCGGAATCCATGCGGGTCGCGCACTCCGATCAACTCGTGTTCGGTCATGATGACCAGGGAATAGGCGCCTTCGATGCGGCGCACGGTCTGGATGAGACTGTTTTCCTGACCGCCCAGGCTGGGTTGCGCCATGAGGTGGAGGATGATCTCGCTATCCACCGTCGTTTGGAAAATCGAGCCTTTGGCTTCCAGCTCGTCCCGCAACTGGGCGGCATTGGTCAGGTTGCCGTTATGGGCGATGGCAATCTGGCCGAGCGCGCAGTCCACCGTCAACGGTTGCGCGTTGCGGATGTGCGAGGAACCGGTGGTCGAGTAGCGGGTGTGACCCACCGCCATGTCGCCCACGAGTTCGTGCAAAATAGCTCCGGTGAACACCTGTGGTACCAGCCCCATCCCGCGATGAACGCGGAACTGCTTATGGTCACACGTGACAATTCCCGCGCTCTCCTGGCCGCGATGTTGGAGGGCGTACAGGCCGTAATAGGATAATTCAGCGGCGTTGGGATGGCCATATACCCCAAATACGCCGCAATAATGTTTAGGATACGCTTGCATGGTTGCCGCATTCCTGCGTCGCGCTATTCCAACGGGCGCAAGCCTTCTGTGCAAGCTTCAAATGGAAAAGAAATTGTGCGACTTCGGACTTGATTTTGGCGCGCCGGTTTCCTCCCGCCTCCCCACCCCTTTTCATAGCACTCGACGCGCGTGCCTTTTACCGCTAGTTTGATGCCGATGAGTTTATCGAACCGTCCATGGTTCATCGCCGGACGCGAGTTCCAATCCCGGCTCTTGCTGGGTACGGGAAAATTTTCGTCGCCGGAGATGATGCGCGATGCGCTGGCCGCCAGCGGGACCCAATTGGTCACCGTGGCGTTACGGCGCGCTGACTTGAGCGGCAAACGGGATCCGTTTGCCAACATCCTGGATTTTATTGATCCGGCGAAATTTCTCCTGCTGCCGAACACCAGTGGTGCGATGAATGCCGAGGAAGCCGTGCGGCTGGCCCGCTTGGCTGCCGCTGCCGGTTTGCCCAAGTGGGTCAAGTTGGAGATTCACCCGGACCCGCGCTATCTGTTGCCCGATCCCATTGAGACGTTGAAGGCGGCGGAGATTCTGGTCAAAGAAGGGTTCACCGTCTTGCCCTATATCAACGCGGATCCGGTCTTGGCCAAGCGGCTGCAGGAGGTTGGCACCGCCACGGTGATGCCGTTGGGCTCGCCCATCGGTTCCAATCGCGGACTGCAAACGCGCGATCAGCTTCGCATTATTATTGAGCAAGCC
Proteins encoded:
- a CDS encoding thiazole synthase, with the protein product MSLSNRPWFIAGREFQSRLLLGTGKFSSPEMMRDALAASGTQLVTVALRRADLSGKRDPFANILDFIDPAKFLLLPNTSGAMNAEEAVRLARLAAAAGLPKWVKLEIHPDPRYLLPDPIETLKAAEILVKEGFTVLPYINADPVLAKRLQEVGTATVMPLGSPIGSNRGLQTRDQLRIIIEQAIVPVVVDAGLGAPSHAAEAMEMGADAVLINTAVAVAQDPCRMAMAFKLAVEAGRAAYENGLAAPLESASATSPLTGFLT